TCGACCCTGCTGTTTGGTGATCTGATGGCCCGCTGGCCTTGCTGACCGGGCGATCTGGCCGTCTCACAAGCCCCCGACGGGCAACCGGCAGCCATCGCAGCCTAACAGCGCGATCGCCCCGAGGGGCGTGCGGGCTGGGAGCGGCTCGCCGCCTGCACCCCGAAAGTCGGTTCTTAGCAAAGAGTTAGATCCAGCTGCCGATCTCCTTAGATCTTGCTGTCAACGTTGGGGACAGGTTTCTCGGCGTCGTGTCGGCTCCCGCAACGCCATGGGGATTGGGGCTGCTTATGACTATCACCACACCGGCTTCGAACGTCACTGGTCGCACTGATCGCCAGGCAAACGGCACCGTTGACTGCTGCGGCGCCCAGATTCGGGCCCAGTGTCGTCACCTGGCGACGGTGGTGACCATCCGAGGGGAAATCGACGTCGTCAACGTGGATCCGGTCAGCGAATACATCCGGCGTTTCATCCTGGGACACAACCCGGTGGTGCTCGACGTCAGCGAAGTGAGTTACTTTGCCGCAGCTGGTATCTCACTCCTGCACACGCTCGATGACGACTGCCGCGCCGTCGGGGTGGAGTGGATATTGGTCGCGAGCCCGGCGGTCGTCGAGCTACTGGGTGCCGACGAGGACCAGGACGACAACGGTGCCATGTTTCCGATTGCACGCTCGGTGCACGAGGCGCTGCGCAACCTGGCCGACGCCATCGTGCGCCGCCGCCAGCTCGTGCTGCCGCTCGTCAAGAAGACGGCTTAGGGCGCGCGCTGCGCCACACGCGGAGCAGCCGGGCCGCCGCCACCACCACCAACACCCCGGCCAACATCGCCAACAACAGCGTCAACAACAGCGCCTGCGGGTGATAGACCACCGAAAAGGTGACCGGCTGCCCGTCGGCGACGGGCCCGACCGTCACCATGGAACGCGTTTGCGCCCAGCACACCGCGGCGCCCACCAGCGCGGCGCACGCCACGACGAGTTCGACCAGAGCTCGGTAGCGCGCCGTCACCGCGGTGACCCGGTGTAGTCGTCACCGTCGGGGTCGGCCAAGTCGGACGACGCGGGCTTGACCCGCTCCTGGACCAGCGGAGTCAGCGCTGCCCGAAGGTGACGATGGCGACGCGCCCACGCCTGCGCGGTGCGGCCCCCGGTGAGCTTCAGGCCGATGCCGACCCGGCCGCGCGGGACCCCGACGAGTTCGCCGAGCGTCCGCGCCGTCTGCCACTTCTGAAGCGGCTTACCGGAGTCCACCGAATTCTCCGCCTCCGGATAGACCTTGACGATTTCGGCGACCGGGATCGTTTCGGTGCCCTGGCGCAACGCGTCCTTGGTCAGCTCGACCGAGGTGTGGATGCGCGCCGCCTTCACCTGCAATGCCACGAACAGCGACACCATCACCAGGAAGAGCGCCGGAACGACCAGCCCAACACCGGCGCCGCTGGACATTTCGATCAGAATCATCGACGCCGCCGCCGCGGGCCCCGCGAGCACCCAATACCAGGTGGCGCCGGGTTCGTAGAACAACGGCCTGGGTTTGCTATCCCCTGGCGTCACGCGACCCCTCCGTCACGAAAGCCATCCCGCCGCATCGGCGGCCCAGTAGGTGAGCACGATGCCAGCCCCAGCGCGCCGGATGCTGGTCAGTGACTCCAGTGCCGCCGCCCGCTCATCGATCCAGTTGTTCGCGGCCGCAGCACAAATCATCGCGTACTCCCCCGAAACCTGATAGGCCGCCACCGGCACCGGCGAGATGTCCGCCGCGGCCGCGACCACGTCCAGGTAACCCATCGCGGGCTTGACCATGATGATGTCGGCGCCCTCGGCGAGGTCCAGCTCGATCTCGCGCAGCGCCTCCCGCATGTTGCCGGTTTCCTGCTGGTACGTCCGCCGGTCGCCGGACAGGCTGGAGCCGACGGCCTCACGGAACGGGCCGTAGAACGCCGAGGCAAATTTCGCGGCGTAAGCCAGGATTACCACGTCGATGTGGCCGGCGGAATCCAGGCCGTCGCGGATCGCGCCGACCTGACCGTCCATCATTCCGCTCGGCGCCACCACGTGTGCGCCGGATTCCGCTTGCGCCACAGCCAGTTCCACATAAGCGGCCACGGTGGCGTCGTTATCGACTCGGCCCCGGTCGTCGAGGACGCCGCAGTGGCCATGGTCGGTGAACTCGTCCAGGCAGGTGTCCGCCATCAACACCGTGGCGTCGCCGAGGTCCTTGGCCAGGTCGCGAAGGGCGACGTTGAGGATGCCGTCGGGGTTGGCGCCGGCCGAGCCGGACGCGTCCTTGTCCTCCTCGCGGGGCACACCGAACAGCATCAGCCCGCCCACCCCGGCGGCGACGGCGTCGGCGGCGGCGGCACGCAGCGAATCGCGGGTGTGCTGCATCACGCCCGGCATGGAGGCAATCGGCCGCGGCTCGTCGATACCGTCGGCGACGAACATCGGCAGCACCAAATGCCTTGGCTCCAGCGAGGTCTGCGCCACCAAGCGGCGCATCGCGGGGGTCGACCGGAGCCGGCGCGGTCGCTGCCGCGGGTAGGCCACGGGACCCAACTGGTGGCGACCCGCGGCGCCCGGCTCCGCCGCGCTTGCGATCGCCACGGGACCCAACTGGTGGCGACCCGCGGCGCCCGGCTCCGCCGCGCTTGCGATCGCCACGGGACCCAACTGGTGGCGACCCGCGGCGCCCGGCTCCGCCGCGCTTGCGATCGCCACTAACGCCTGCGGCTCTTCTTGCGCGGCGGTGGCAGCGCCCCCTCTGCGCGCAGCCGCGCGGCGTGTTCGGCCAGCGCATCGACCAGCGGACCCACCGCGGCGGTATCGGGCTGGACATCCACCCGCAAGCCGAACTCGGCGGCGGTCTCTGCGGTCTTCGGACCGATGCAGGCGATGATCGTCCGCGCGTGCGGCTTGCCCGCGATGCCGACCAGGTTTCGCACCGTCGAGCTCGAGGTGAAGCACACCGCGTCGAACCCACCCGTCTTGATCATTTCGCGGGTAGTCGCCGGCGGCGGGGCAGCCCTCACGGTCCGGTAGGCGGTGACGTCCTCGATCTCCCAGCCCCGCTCGCGCAGTCCTTCGGCGAGCGTTTCGGTGGCGATGTCCGCGCGCGGCAACAGCACCCGGTTCACCGGGTCGAAAACGCTGTCATAGGGCGGGAAGTCGTCCAGCAGACCGATCGAGGACTGCTCCCCGGATGGCACCAACTCGGGGCTGATCCCGAAGGCACGGACCCGGTCCGCGGTCGACTCGCCGACGCAGGCGATCTTCACCCCGGAGAAGGCGCGCGCGTCCAGGCCGAACTCACCGAACTTCTCCCACACCGCACGGACCGCATTGGTCGAGGTGAACACCACCCACTGGAACCGGCCGTCGACCAGACCCTTGACGGCGCGCTCCATTTGGGCGGGGCTGCGCGGCGGCTCGACGGCGATGGTCGGCACCTCGATCGGCAGGGCGCCGTAGGACGTCAGCCGCTCGCTCATCTCGCCGGCCTGGTCCTTGGTGCGCGGCACCAAGACGGTCCAGCCGTACAGGGCCCGGCTCTCCCACCAATTCAGCTTCGCCCGGCTGGCCACCGTCTTGCCGATGGTCACCACCAGCGGGCCGGTCAACGGAACGCCGCCGCTTGCCGGCGACGGCCCCGCGTCGGTGATCCCCAGGACGGCCGGGTCGGTCAGTCCCTGCAGGGTGGTCTCGACCGAACGCTGCTGACAGGTAGTGCCGTGCGCGGTCACCACGCACGGGGTGGACTCGGCCAATTCGTGGTCGATCAGGGTCCGTGCCGCGTGGGCCAGATGCGACGCGGTGGCCTGCAGGATCAGCGGCCCGGGTGCGGCGGCCAGCGCTTCCCAGTCTGTGTTGTCGGGGTCGAGGCGGACGTCGGCAACCGTGTGCGACGAGCCCAGCGGCAGCCCGGCATAGGTCGGAACCGCGGTGGTCGCAGCCAGGCCCGGAACGATCTCGATGTGCAGGTGGGTGCGTGCGACGGCGTTCACCTCGGTGATGACGGCGTCGACCGTCAGCGGATCACCCGCCACCAGCCGCACCACGTCGCTACCCGTCCGGGCCTCGGCGGTCAGCGTCTTGGCGACCTCGGCGGGGTCACCCACCGCTGGACGGATGTCGGGGGCCCCGGACATCACCGCCATCACCGCCGGGGCGGTGCCTTGGTCTCCGTCGGGGCCGGCAGCGTGGGCGTTTCCGGGGGCCGGTTCGGCGGGCGCCGGTCCGGAGACCGGTGGCAGATCCTTGCCGATCAGGGCTAGCACTGGCTGGGGTACGTCGGGGTCGGTGAACACCAGGGTCGCGTTCGCCAGCACCGTGGCGGCCCGAGTCGTCAGCAATCCCGGGTCGCCCGGACCGGCGCCCACGAACGTGATGCGGCCCGGTCGCGGCTTGCGCCCTCGCGTCGTCATTGTCGCTCCCACGTAATTCTTCTCATTCAACTTCCTCGCGCGGGTCCCGCCGCGCTCCGCACATCAGCTCCCGGGCGCCCAGCTCGAACAGCTCCGCAGCGACCGATAGCCCAAGCTCCCGTGCCCGACCGCAGGTGCCGACGCCGGACGCGCGGATCACGTCGG
This is a stretch of genomic DNA from Mycobacterium lacus. It encodes these proteins:
- the hemB gene encoding porphobilinogen synthase, whose amino-acid sequence is MRRLVAQTSLEPRHLVLPMFVADGIDEPRPIASMPGVMQHTRDSLRAAAADAVAAGVGGLMLFGVPREEDKDASGSAGANPDGILNVALRDLAKDLGDATVLMADTCLDEFTDHGHCGVLDDRGRVDNDATVAAYVELAVAQAESGAHVVAPSGMMDGQVGAIRDGLDSAGHIDVVILAYAAKFASAFYGPFREAVGSSLSGDRRTYQQETGNMREALREIELDLAEGADIIMVKPAMGYLDVVAAAADISPVPVAAYQVSGEYAMICAAAANNWIDERAAALESLTSIRRAGAGIVLTYWAADAAGWLS
- a CDS encoding STAS domain-containing protein, encoding MTITTPASNVTGRTDRQANGTVDCCGAQIRAQCRHLATVVTIRGEIDVVNVDPVSEYIRRFILGHNPVVLDVSEVSYFAAAGISLLHTLDDDCRAVGVEWILVASPAVVELLGADEDQDDNGAMFPIARSVHEALRNLADAIVRRRQLVLPLVKKTA
- a CDS encoding DUF3093 family protein, whose translation is MTPGDSKPRPLFYEPGATWYWVLAGPAAAASMILIEMSSGAGVGLVVPALFLVMVSLFVALQVKAARIHTSVELTKDALRQGTETIPVAEIVKVYPEAENSVDSGKPLQKWQTARTLGELVGVPRGRVGIGLKLTGGRTAQAWARRHRHLRAALTPLVQERVKPASSDLADPDGDDYTGSPR
- a CDS encoding bifunctional uroporphyrinogen-III C-methyltransferase/uroporphyrinogen-III synthase, whose translation is MTTRGRKPRPGRITFVGAGPGDPGLLTTRAATVLANATLVFTDPDVPQPVLALIGKDLPPVSGPAPAEPAPGNAHAAGPDGDQGTAPAVMAVMSGAPDIRPAVGDPAEVAKTLTAEARTGSDVVRLVAGDPLTVDAVITEVNAVARTHLHIEIVPGLAATTAVPTYAGLPLGSSHTVADVRLDPDNTDWEALAAAPGPLILQATASHLAHAARTLIDHELAESTPCVVTAHGTTCQQRSVETTLQGLTDPAVLGITDAGPSPASGGVPLTGPLVVTIGKTVASRAKLNWWESRALYGWTVLVPRTKDQAGEMSERLTSYGALPIEVPTIAVEPPRSPAQMERAVKGLVDGRFQWVVFTSTNAVRAVWEKFGEFGLDARAFSGVKIACVGESTADRVRAFGISPELVPSGEQSSIGLLDDFPPYDSVFDPVNRVLLPRADIATETLAEGLRERGWEIEDVTAYRTVRAAPPPATTREMIKTGGFDAVCFTSSSTVRNLVGIAGKPHARTIIACIGPKTAETAAEFGLRVDVQPDTAAVGPLVDALAEHAARLRAEGALPPPRKKSRRR